The region GACCTCGTCGACCAGCAACAGCACCGGCTCCGGGGACAGGATCGCCTCCATCAGCGGACGGGTGGCGAGAAAGTGCTCGGTGTAAAGGCCGGTGTCCTGGCGCTGCAGCATCTCGGCCGCCGCGGCGAGGTCCGGCGCGTCGGCGAGGGCTTCACCGATGCGTTCGCGCAGCATCTGCACGTGCATGAGCTGCTTGCCGTAATCCCACTCGTAGAGGGCCCGGCCCTCGTCGATCCCCTCGTAGCACTGCAGGCGGACCAACCGGCGGCCACCCGCGGCCGCCAGCGCCTTGGCCAGTTCGGTCTTGCCCACCCCCGCCGGACCTTCCAGCAGCAGCGGCTTGCCGAGCCTGGTGGCCAGCAGCACGACGACCGCCAGCTCGGCGTCGGGGACGTAGTCCTGCTCGCGCAGCGCCTCGACCACCTCGTCCGCATCCGTGAAACCGTTGCCCACTTCGCCTCCCGCGGTTCGGTCCGGGTGGGCGGCGCGCCTCGCCGCCCACCCGGACACCGGTGTCAGTACGACTTGTTGATGGCGTGCGAAACGACGGGCAGCATCGACTCGACCGTGACCTCGCGCGGGTTGCCCGGCGTGCACCAGTCACCCTGGATGTGCTCGGAGATCTTGCGGACGGTGGCATCATCACCCGGAATGGAGGGGCCGCGCCCGCTGTATTTGCCGGTGTCCATCCGGTTCTTGTCGTAGCTGTCCTTGTTGACCTGGCCGAAGTTGTCGGGGATGCCGACGTCCTTGCTCAGCCGGATCGCGGCGTCTACGGCCGCGTCGGCGGCCTGCACGGTGGTCATACCCGAGGTGTCCACGCCCATCGCGGTCGCGATGCGGGCGTAGCGCTCGTAACGGGACGGCAGGTTGTACTCCCACACGCGGGGCAGCGCGATGGCGTTGTTGAGGCCGTGGTGGCTGTCGAAGAAGGCGCTCACGGCGTGCGAGATCGAGTGCACGATCCCCAGCCCGCCGGAGTTGAACGCCTGGGCGGCGATGTACTGCGCGTGCATCATCCCGGAGCGGGCTTCCAGGTTGCGCGGCTCGAACACCGCCTCGCGCAGGTGCTTGGCGACGAGCTCGATCGAGTACAGCGCGTTACCCAGCGATGGCGGGAAGTCCAGCCGCGCCACGTAGGGCTCGCTGCCGTGGGCGAGCACGTCGAAGCCGCAGAACGCGGTGAAGTGCTGCGGGCAGTCGTAGTACAGCACCGGGTCGTCGATGGCCAGTGAGCAGATGGTGCTCTCGTCGAACCCGACCCATTTGTGCGGCTGGTCCATGTCGGAGGTGTCGGTGATGACGTAGGCCCAGGAGGTCTCCGAGCCGGTTCCCGCGGTGGTCGAGATCGCGATGTGCGGCGGGTTCTGCTTGTTCGTGGACTTCTCGAATCCTTCGAACTCGTTGATGTTGCGGCCGTCGTGGGCCACGACCACGCGCGCTCCCTTGGCCGCGTCGTGCGAGGAGCCGCCGCCGATCGAGACGACCCCGTCGCACTTCTCGGACTGGTAGAGCGCGGCGGCCTCCATGACGTTGTAGTCCTTGGGATTGGACTCGACCTTGTCGTAGAGCACGACTTCGACGCCGGCCCACTCCAGCTTGCCCTTGAGGTCCTCGACGATGCCCGAGCCGCGCAGCCCGGTGGTGACCAGGAGAGCACGGGTGAAGCCGAGCTTCTTGGCTTCGACCCCGACCATCTCGTGGGCGCCGACCCCGAGCATCGCCCGTGGGAACGGGTGGAATTCCTTGATCGGGAAATCCCAGATCCGGTTGAGCTCCATGCGTCCTCCTCCGCGTTGAGGTTGATGCGATGAGTCTGTTGTTGCTCGTGATCCGCGACAACGTCCAGGCGTGCGGTGCGAGACCTGTCCGATCGGGTAGGCCGGGTAGAACCGACAGCACGGCGAAACGGCGAGTTGCCGGGGGCTAGCTTCGGTTCGACCACAGCGAGACCGCCGTCACAGAAGGGAAGTCGCCATGTCCGAGGAGATCGTCGAGTTGTCCGCCCAGGAAGTGGAGCCGGACCAGGTTGAGGAACTGCTCGTCGAAGAGGTGTCGATCGACGGGATGTGCGGTGTCTACTGAGCACCGCGTCTCCGGGGACGCGCCGACGCCCCCGGAGACGCGGGGCCACCCCGACTTCGAACCGGATGGCCATTACGCGCTGAGCCCGAACGTGGCGTTGCGCCCCGAGCCCTTCGGCGCGCTGGCCTACCACTTCGGCAACCGCCGGCTGTCATTCCTCAAAACGCCGTTGCTGGTGACCGTGGTCGAAGGCCTGCACAAGCACCGATCCGCGCAGGCCGCGCTGTCTGCCCACGGCGTCACCGAGCACGAGCAGCGCGCGTATCTCAACGCGCTCGCATCGCTGGCCCGCGCGGAAATGATCGTCCGCGACTGACACCCCGGGAGCCCTCATGACCACCGCCGATGTGCCACCACTGGTCGAGCAGTTCAAGCACGGCCTCGACTCGCCGATCTGCCTGACCTGGGAGTGGACCTACGCCTGCAACCTGTCCTGCGCGCACTGCCTGTCGTCGTCGGGTCGCCGCGACCCCGACGAGTTGGGAACCGACGAGATCAAGCGCGTCATCGACGAGCTCGAGCGGATGCAGGTCTTCTACGTCAACGTCGGCGGCGGGGAGCCGACCGTGCGATCGGACTTCTGGGAACTGGTCGACTACGCCGTCGACCACCACGTCGGGATCAAGTTCTCCACCAACGGCTA is a window of Saccharopolyspora erythraea NRRL 2338 DNA encoding:
- the mftB gene encoding mycofactocin biosynthesis chaperone MftB (MftB, a small protein, is a peptide chaperone that assists the radical SAM enzyme MftC in performing two modifications to the C-terminal Val-Tyr dipeptide of the mycofactocin precursor peptide, MftA. MftB's role is analogous to the role of PqqD in the biosynthesis of PQQ, a cofactor that derives entirely from a Tyr and a Glu in the precursor PqqA.), whose translation is MSTEHRVSGDAPTPPETRGHPDFEPDGHYALSPNVALRPEPFGALAYHFGNRRLSFLKTPLLVTVVEGLHKHRSAQAALSAHGVTEHEQRAYLNALASLARAEMIVRD
- the mftA gene encoding mycofactocin precursor MftA (Mycofactocin is a small molecule electron carrier derived from the final two amino acids, Val-Tyr, of MftA, the mycofactocin precursor. It plays a role in redox homeostasis and the metabolism of alcohols and aldehydes in Actinobacteria, including Mycobacterium tuberculosis.) — its product is MSEEIVELSAQEVEPDQVEELLVEEVSIDGMCGVY
- the mdo gene encoding NDMA-dependent methanol dehydrogenase (This methanol dehydrogenase is considered a nicotinoprotein, since its NADP cofactor remains is not dissociable, but instead remains permanently bound. A member of this family has been shown to act as a formaldehyde dismutase, able to convert two molecules of formaldehyde (plus one water molecule) into one of methanol and one of formate, with no net change in its redox state. More recently, it was shown in Mycobacterium smegmatis that this enzyme is critical to ethanol utilization, for which the biosynthesis of the cofactor-like electron carrier mycofactocin is also required.); its protein translation is MELNRIWDFPIKEFHPFPRAMLGVGAHEMVGVEAKKLGFTRALLVTTGLRGSGIVEDLKGKLEWAGVEVVLYDKVESNPKDYNVMEAAALYQSEKCDGVVSIGGGSSHDAAKGARVVVAHDGRNINEFEGFEKSTNKQNPPHIAISTTAGTGSETSWAYVITDTSDMDQPHKWVGFDESTICSLAIDDPVLYYDCPQHFTAFCGFDVLAHGSEPYVARLDFPPSLGNALYSIELVAKHLREAVFEPRNLEARSGMMHAQYIAAQAFNSGGLGIVHSISHAVSAFFDSHHGLNNAIALPRVWEYNLPSRYERYARIATAMGVDTSGMTTVQAADAAVDAAIRLSKDVGIPDNFGQVNKDSYDKNRMDTGKYSGRGPSIPGDDATVRKISEHIQGDWCTPGNPREVTVESMLPVVSHAINKSY